The following coding sequences lie in one Haloterrigena sp. KLK7 genomic window:
- a CDS encoding NAD-dependent epimerase/dehydratase family protein codes for MSDSERASDDSNGSLLVTGGTGFLGLHACQYFRDQGWDVTAFDLKPFEPEDDTDGIDFVEGDVRSEASVADALEESDATAVVHTAAALPLWDDDRIRETTIDGTRNVLWAANDADVERICYVSSTAVYGTHDTHPITEESPLDGVGAYGEAKIEAEKVCQDFRRMGMCVPIVRPKTFIGPKRLGVFQVLFDWIEDGANVPLVGWGNNRYQLLHVRDLVTAIELLLTEDEDAVNDTFNVGTDEFGTMKEDFQAPIDYAGTGKRTIGTPAFLTVAVLRVLDELNLSPLYPWVYETAHEDSYVSVEKLTDLGWEPEYSNREALVETYEWYLENYEADEETDESGLDHRVAWDQGALAVAKKISQRI; via the coding sequence ATGAGCGATAGTGAGCGTGCCAGCGACGACTCGAACGGCTCGCTTCTCGTCACCGGGGGGACTGGATTCCTCGGCCTGCACGCGTGCCAGTACTTCCGTGATCAGGGATGGGACGTCACCGCGTTCGATCTCAAGCCGTTCGAGCCGGAAGACGATACGGACGGAATCGACTTCGTCGAAGGCGACGTTCGAAGCGAGGCGTCCGTCGCCGATGCACTCGAGGAGAGCGATGCCACCGCGGTGGTGCACACGGCGGCCGCGCTCCCACTGTGGGACGACGACCGTATCCGAGAGACGACCATCGACGGAACGCGGAACGTGCTCTGGGCGGCGAACGACGCCGACGTCGAGCGGATCTGTTACGTCTCCTCGACGGCGGTGTACGGGACCCACGACACGCATCCCATCACCGAGGAGTCGCCGCTAGACGGAGTCGGCGCATACGGCGAGGCCAAGATCGAGGCCGAGAAGGTCTGTCAGGACTTCCGCCGCATGGGGATGTGCGTCCCGATCGTTCGCCCGAAGACGTTCATCGGCCCGAAACGACTCGGCGTGTTTCAGGTGCTGTTCGACTGGATCGAGGACGGCGCCAACGTCCCGCTCGTCGGCTGGGGGAACAACCGCTACCAGCTGTTGCACGTCCGCGACCTCGTCACCGCCATCGAACTGCTGCTCACCGAAGACGAGGACGCGGTCAACGACACGTTCAACGTCGGGACCGACGAGTTCGGCACGATGAAGGAGGACTTCCAGGCCCCGATCGACTACGCGGGGACGGGGAAACGCACCATCGGGACGCCCGCCTTTCTCACGGTCGCGGTCCTCCGCGTGCTGGACGAACTGAACCTCTCCCCGCTGTATCCGTGGGTCTACGAGACTGCCCACGAGGACTCCTACGTCTCCGTCGAGAAGCTGACGGACCTCGGCTGGGAACCCGAGTACTCCAACCGGGAGGCGCTCGTGGAGACCTACGAGTGGTACCTCGAGAACTACGAGGCCGACGAGGAGACCGACGAGAGCGGCCTCGACCACCGCGTCGCGTGGGACCAGGGCGCCCTCGCCGTCGCGAAGAAGATCTCACAGCGGATCTGA
- a CDS encoding decaprenyl-phosphate phosphoribosyltransferase, whose protein sequence is MARAYTDRRRFVGTVSGLVKEMRPWQWYKQGILLLGLVFSKSLFDPVAVTNVVLGIVAFCAVAGATYIGNDILDVEEDRNHPRKKHRPIASGQVPVSVAVTFAALLFVGGLGLSWHLGPLFLLVVSTYLAQNALYSAVLKEIVIVDVMVIAIGFVLRAVAGVVAIDVYLSPWLVVCTFLGALMLALGKRRHEMIVSDDPAASRATLAEYTEETLDQLLVTVLAALVVSYSLYTFFRGGLWMMTTLPFAFFAAFRYHFLAHTRNLGGDPKFLFGDPPFFVNLVLWGLLVIAVLYGVPPRLLEVIA, encoded by the coding sequence ATGGCCCGCGCCTACACCGACAGGCGTCGGTTCGTGGGGACCGTCTCTGGACTGGTAAAGGAGATGCGGCCCTGGCAGTGGTACAAGCAGGGCATCCTGCTTCTGGGGCTCGTCTTCTCCAAGAGTCTGTTCGATCCGGTCGCCGTCACGAACGTCGTCCTCGGAATCGTCGCCTTCTGTGCCGTCGCGGGCGCGACGTACATCGGCAACGATATCCTCGACGTCGAGGAGGACCGCAACCACCCGCGGAAGAAACACCGACCGATCGCCAGCGGGCAGGTGCCGGTCTCCGTGGCGGTGACGTTCGCGGCCCTGCTGTTCGTCGGCGGGCTCGGCCTCTCCTGGCACCTCGGCCCGCTGTTCCTCCTCGTCGTTAGCACGTACCTCGCACAGAACGCGCTCTACTCCGCGGTTCTGAAGGAAATCGTCATCGTTGACGTGATGGTCATCGCCATCGGATTCGTCCTGCGGGCCGTCGCCGGCGTCGTCGCCATCGACGTCTACCTGAGCCCCTGGCTCGTCGTCTGTACGTTCCTCGGGGCGCTGATGCTCGCGCTCGGCAAGCGCCGCCACGAGATGATCGTCAGCGACGATCCGGCCGCGTCGCGCGCGACCCTCGCCGAGTACACCGAGGAGACGCTCGACCAGTTGCTCGTCACCGTGCTCGCCGCGCTGGTCGTCTCCTACTCGCTCTACACGTTCTTCCGCGGCGGACTGTGGATGATGACCACGCTCCCCTTCGCCTTCTTCGCGGCCTTTCGCTACCACTTCCTCGCCCACACGCGGAATCTGGGCGGTGACCCGAAGTTCCTCTTCGGCGACCCCCCGTTTTTCGTCAACCTCGTCCTCTGGGGGCTCCTCGTCATCGCGGTCCTTTACGGGGTTCCGCCGCGACTCCTCGAGGTGATCGCGTGA
- a CDS encoding PHP domain-containing protein — MTRRYDLQVHTNASPCSSTPPERVAEAAADAGLDGIAVTDHDTLANVDAVRDAAPADLEVIAGVEVTTTEGHLLALDVTEAPPRTDPLTVIDRVHEQGGVAVLSHPFDTLRQYYKTDLEALADVVDGIEAMNSRCVRRRFNDRAASFAAAHDLPTTGGSDAHFPMEVDRAYTVVEGGGSLVDAVREGRVRPGGRGRYLSGHVATKLHQFRTASSRAVGILTSGRFP, encoded by the coding sequence ATGACACGACGATACGATCTCCAGGTCCACACGAACGCCTCGCCCTGCTCGAGCACGCCCCCGGAACGCGTGGCCGAAGCGGCGGCCGACGCCGGACTCGACGGCATCGCCGTCACGGACCACGACACACTCGCCAACGTCGACGCCGTTCGGGACGCCGCGCCGGCCGATCTCGAGGTGATCGCCGGCGTCGAAGTGACGACGACCGAGGGCCACCTGCTGGCCCTCGACGTGACGGAGGCGCCGCCCCGAACGGATCCGCTGACGGTGATCGACCGCGTCCACGAACAGGGCGGCGTCGCCGTCCTCTCGCATCCGTTCGACACGCTCCGACAGTACTACAAGACGGACCTCGAGGCTCTCGCCGATGTCGTCGACGGGATCGAAGCGATGAACTCCCGCTGCGTCCGCCGCCGGTTCAACGACCGGGCGGCGTCGTTCGCGGCCGCCCACGACCTCCCAACGACCGGCGGGAGCGACGCCCACTTCCCGATGGAGGTCGACCGCGCCTACACGGTCGTCGAGGGCGGCGGGTCGCTCGTTGACGCCGTCCGCGAGGGACGCGTGCGGCCGGGCGGTCGCGGACGCTACCTCTCGGGGCACGTCGCGACGAAACTCCACCAGTTTCGCACCGCCTCCAGTCGCGCCGTCGGGATCCTCACGTCAGGGCGATTCCCGTGA
- a CDS encoding DolP-mannose mannosyltransferase, with product MPPRSRLLSRSTWLAVLGPIVVVLFVAGFGRHLLVDWPTIATDPAFFQHTGWYVLKGGVPYVDVWDVNPPVPFGIAAVLAALSGGNMLVLHGLGATLTTLIAAASVLLVAWIARHVTGDDAAAIAAGLAMLVVPELFLLSPEGVRAQFYALFFGVLALALALRDRPFLAGTAAALSAGSWQSGAVFAMLIVGIAYQRTGAKGALRAIAGGGVVTGAVVLAFAATEGLVPMVVQTVVAPLTAGSSYTLAERVYTILLVFGYGSLLVPVALYGWARAAVSDVRERWWIPAGGLLLAFQVLFVDLDGSTDAFLWLAFVALGVAVAVERVTVGGSVTTNRRNDDASRSVRRWTAVAAVAVIALLVLSGLAWHFGSPASQSTLQTRQEAAEPEGESLPITPGDGNVPSMQTIYWEQAKPETCHYRLSWNEVRWIAMTDDRLDRRQCDGWPSRTDRG from the coding sequence ATGCCCCCTCGGTCACGGTTGCTGTCTCGCAGTACGTGGCTCGCCGTCCTCGGACCGATCGTTGTCGTCCTGTTCGTCGCCGGGTTCGGTAGGCACCTGCTCGTCGACTGGCCGACGATCGCGACCGACCCGGCGTTCTTCCAGCACACGGGCTGGTACGTCCTCAAGGGCGGCGTTCCGTACGTCGACGTCTGGGACGTGAACCCGCCCGTTCCGTTCGGAATCGCGGCCGTGCTCGCCGCCCTCTCGGGCGGGAACATGCTCGTGCTGCATGGCCTCGGAGCGACGCTCACGACGCTCATCGCAGCCGCGAGCGTCCTGCTCGTCGCCTGGATCGCCCGCCACGTGACCGGGGACGACGCAGCGGCGATCGCCGCCGGTCTCGCGATGCTCGTCGTGCCGGAGCTCTTCCTCCTCTCCCCGGAAGGCGTCCGGGCACAGTTCTATGCGCTGTTTTTCGGCGTCCTCGCGCTCGCACTGGCGCTCCGCGACCGGCCGTTCCTCGCCGGCACCGCCGCGGCGCTGAGCGCCGGGTCGTGGCAGTCCGGGGCGGTTTTTGCGATGCTGATCGTCGGGATAGCGTATCAGCGAACCGGCGCCAAGGGCGCGCTCAGGGCGATCGCGGGCGGCGGCGTCGTGACCGGTGCCGTCGTCCTCGCGTTCGCGGCCACGGAGGGGCTCGTTCCCATGGTCGTCCAGACGGTGGTCGCCCCGCTGACCGCCGGATCGTCGTACACCCTGGCCGAGCGCGTCTACACGATACTGCTAGTGTTCGGCTACGGGTCGCTGCTCGTCCCGGTCGCGCTCTACGGCTGGGCGCGCGCCGCCGTCAGCGACGTCCGAGAGCGGTGGTGGATTCCGGCGGGCGGTTTGCTGCTCGCCTTCCAGGTGCTGTTCGTCGATCTGGACGGTTCGACGGACGCGTTCCTCTGGCTCGCCTTCGTCGCACTCGGCGTCGCCGTCGCGGTAGAACGCGTGACCGTGGGAGGATCGGTGACGACGAATCGACGCAATGACGACGCGTCCCGTTCCGTCCGCCGGTGGACGGCGGTCGCCGCCGTCGCGGTGATCGCGCTGCTCGTTCTCTCGGGTCTCGCCTGGCACTTCGGCTCACCGGCCTCGCAGTCGACGCTCCAGACGCGACAGGAGGCGGCCGAGCCGGAGGGGGAGTCCCTGCCGATAACGCCGGGCGACGGGAACGTCCCGTCGATGCAGACGATCTACTGGGAGCAGGCGAAACCGGAGACCTGTCACTACCGGCTGAGCTGGAACGAGGTGCGGTGGATCGCGATGACCGACGACCGACTGGATAGGCGACAGTGCGACGGGTGGCCGAGTCGAACCGATCGCGGCTAG
- a CDS encoding glycosyltransferase family 39 protein has translation MSPSPPTETDGERLGDRSLAGVPIELYPIALLAAALRLFRLESESYWVDEVVSVTIVTSNTPSELLISVPGNDPHPPFYYLLLSGWSALFGTSELATRLLSALVGIATVVVLYGVGRRLFDREVGAIAAVLVAVSPFHVWYSQEVRMYNLLALLTALSLYWFVRIQAERSTDESGVRDDIGYVVSTILLGYTHVFGLFAILAQNAYVFSRPLVRTVPRSRLTLRRWIALEGITALLLLPWLVRLLRRTVAAGGGDAGNVSWIPLPTAETVRETFAAYLGGHLFGESYPLFVSLVVAGCLVLALSSARDAVTAIGRGATTEADRGVTETDRENPSINAVYVVLLWFVVPVLVPIALSHVVTPIFVDRYSIGASLAFFLLIAVGVRTLSRPSLRYVVVGVLLVGLVAPLPTYYQDDQKEQWRAAAADVESNVDGDDVVLVSRPFTERTFGYYFDAADVPTVRIPPDASADEIRSSVDGRDDVWIVLSYTDSSTNQRIVDAVASRDDYRGPVEVNRYNGIAVVQLERTSNGG, from the coding sequence ATGTCGCCGTCCCCGCCGACCGAGACCGACGGGGAGAGACTCGGTGACCGCTCGTTGGCGGGCGTTCCGATCGAACTGTATCCGATCGCACTCCTCGCTGCTGCGCTCCGGCTGTTTCGGCTGGAGTCCGAGAGTTACTGGGTCGACGAAGTCGTCTCGGTGACGATCGTCACGTCGAACACGCCGTCCGAACTCCTGATCAGCGTCCCGGGGAACGATCCCCATCCGCCGTTCTACTATCTCCTCCTGTCCGGCTGGTCGGCGCTCTTCGGAACGAGCGAACTGGCCACGCGACTGCTGTCGGCCCTCGTCGGAATCGCCACCGTCGTCGTCCTCTACGGGGTCGGTCGACGGCTCTTCGACAGGGAAGTCGGAGCGATCGCGGCGGTGCTCGTCGCCGTCTCACCGTTCCACGTCTGGTACTCCCAGGAGGTGCGAATGTACAATCTGCTCGCGCTGCTGACCGCGCTCTCGCTCTACTGGTTCGTGCGAATACAGGCGGAGAGATCGACCGACGAGAGCGGCGTTCGGGACGATATCGGGTACGTCGTCTCCACGATCCTCCTCGGGTACACGCACGTCTTCGGGCTGTTCGCGATACTCGCCCAGAACGCGTACGTCTTCTCTCGGCCGCTGGTCCGGACCGTTCCCCGGTCGCGACTGACACTCCGCCGCTGGATCGCCCTCGAGGGAATAACCGCATTGCTCCTCCTCCCGTGGTTGGTGCGGTTGCTCCGCCGGACGGTGGCGGCCGGCGGCGGCGATGCGGGCAACGTCTCCTGGATTCCGCTGCCGACCGCCGAGACCGTCAGAGAGACGTTCGCCGCGTACCTCGGCGGCCACCTGTTCGGCGAATCGTACCCGCTGTTCGTCTCGCTCGTCGTCGCGGGCTGTCTGGTGCTCGCGCTCTCGAGCGCCCGAGACGCGGTGACGGCGATCGGCCGGGGTGCGACGACAGAGGCCGACCGGGGCGTGACGGAGACCGACCGGGAGAATCCATCGATAAACGCCGTGTACGTGGTCCTCCTCTGGTTCGTCGTGCCGGTGCTCGTTCCGATCGCCCTCTCGCACGTCGTCACGCCGATCTTCGTGGACCGCTACTCGATCGGGGCGTCGCTGGCGTTTTTCCTCCTGATCGCGGTCGGCGTGCGGACGCTCTCCCGCCCGTCGCTTCGGTACGTCGTCGTCGGGGTGCTCCTCGTCGGCCTCGTCGCGCCCCTCCCAACGTACTATCAGGACGACCAGAAAGAGCAGTGGCGGGCGGCCGCCGCCGACGTCGAGTCGAACGTCGACGGCGACGACGTCGTCCTCGTGAGCAGACCGTTCACCGAGCGGACGTTCGGCTACTACTTCGACGCGGCGGACGTGCCCACGGTTCGGATCCCGCCCGACGCGTCGGCCGACGAAATCAGGTCGTCCGTCGACGGACGCGACGACGTCTGGATCGTGCTCTCGTACACCGATTCGTCGACGAATCAGCGGATCGTCGACGCCGTGGCGAGCCGCGACGACTACCGCGGCCCCGTCGAGGTGAACCGGTACAACGGCATCGCCGTGGTCCAGCTCGAGCGAACATCGAACGGCGGCTAG
- a CDS encoding DMT family transporter — translation MIGVAVAIAAISTSAILVRWSGAPSVVKAFYRVLFMAVAVAPFALRDADALRAISRRDLVFAVVSGLALAAHFASFFESLELTTVAASVTLITTQPIFVGVAAAALLDERLTPRMIGGMAVALAGAFCMSVGPLVVDPLLGGGDIVAALGTAFAGSATQLYGNALALAGAVVGAVYTLSGRSLRQRLPLFAYTFVVYAVCAAALGFLAVGTDAPLLGYPQTEWVLFLAMALFPGMFGHTVINWALKYVESSVVSVSLLGEPVGSTILALALLGEVPEAVTVLGGAVVLLGIYVTNRGRAM, via the coding sequence ATGATCGGCGTCGCCGTCGCGATCGCCGCCATCAGTACGAGTGCGATCCTCGTCCGGTGGAGCGGTGCGCCGAGCGTCGTGAAGGCGTTCTACCGCGTGCTGTTCATGGCGGTCGCCGTCGCGCCGTTCGCGCTCCGCGACGCCGACGCCCTCCGAGCGATCTCGAGGCGCGACCTCGTCTTCGCGGTCGTCTCGGGACTGGCGCTGGCCGCCCACTTCGCGAGCTTTTTCGAGAGTCTGGAGTTGACCACGGTGGCCGCGTCGGTGACGCTGATCACTACCCAGCCGATATTCGTCGGCGTCGCCGCGGCGGCGCTCCTCGACGAGCGACTCACCCCGCGGATGATCGGCGGGATGGCCGTCGCGCTCGCGGGCGCGTTCTGTATGTCGGTGGGGCCGCTCGTCGTCGACCCGCTACTCGGCGGCGGCGACATCGTCGCGGCGCTCGGGACCGCGTTCGCGGGGAGCGCGACCCAACTCTACGGCAACGCCCTCGCGCTCGCCGGCGCGGTCGTCGGTGCCGTCTATACGCTTTCGGGCCGCTCACTCCGCCAGCGGCTTCCGCTGTTCGCCTACACGTTCGTCGTCTACGCCGTGTGTGCCGCCGCCCTCGGCTTCCTCGCCGTCGGGACCGATGCGCCGCTCCTCGGCTATCCGCAGACGGAATGGGTCCTCTTCCTCGCGATGGCCCTGTTCCCGGGCATGTTCGGCCACACGGTCATCAACTGGGCGCTGAAGTACGTCGAGTCGAGCGTCGTGAGCGTCTCGTTACTGGGCGAGCCCGTCGGGAGCACGATCCTCGCGCTCGCGTTGCTCGGTGAGGTTCCGGAAGCCGTGACGGTTCTCGGCGGCGCCGTCGTGCTACTCGGAATCTACGTCACGAACCGCGGACGGGCGATGTGA
- a CDS encoding ATP-binding protein: protein MTPSFEPTSPADVYARFTDAVFALDAEWRVTYIEEKAERVLEGTEAELLGTKLWEAIPDALVPSFRSRFERAMDDQESVTFEAYHSPLDAWFEVRAVPSETGLSVALHDITDDVHRQKELEHREEALRRAYEIIAEPDRPFIEQIDDLLEVVRETVGTDYATFSCVDGDDYVFEAIDVPADVELEAGATVPVDELPNCKHVVETEQTLVLRDVEAQAPEFADPEWGIACYLGAPVFSGEDAYGTFCFYGTEARSEEFSDWEVTFVELLSSWVSSRLAQRERERFLHDAKSRLEAATEAGAVGTWEWSIPDDEIATGDSFAETFGVDPEAAREGEPLERFLSTIHEDDRDRVEEKIEAALDSCGEFEAEYRVRNADDELRWVSARGHVRCDEDGNPVKFPGALTDITTRKRAAAELEASNERLEQFAYAASHDLQEPLRMVSSYLQLIEDRYADELDAECEEFIDYAVDGAERMRAMIDSLLEYSRIETRGDPFEPVDLEAVVDDVRTDCQLQIGGSGAEITTEDLPTVVGDADQLRQLFQNLLDNAIEYSGDEPPRVELSVTRDGSEWIVSVRDEGIGVDPDDQQRIFEVFQRLHTHDEHAGTGIGLALCERIVERHGGEIWLESEPGEGSTFSVTLPAADDRAVEGSDRGEQH, encoded by the coding sequence GTGACCCCCTCTTTCGAACCCACCTCGCCGGCCGATGTCTACGCGAGATTCACGGACGCGGTCTTCGCGCTCGACGCGGAGTGGCGCGTCACGTACATAGAGGAGAAAGCCGAGCGAGTTCTCGAGGGGACCGAGGCGGAACTGCTCGGAACGAAGCTCTGGGAGGCGATTCCCGACGCACTGGTCCCGTCGTTTCGAAGCCGGTTCGAACGCGCGATGGACGACCAGGAGTCCGTGACGTTCGAGGCGTACCACTCCCCGCTCGACGCCTGGTTCGAGGTGCGAGCCGTCCCCTCCGAGACGGGGCTGTCCGTCGCCCTGCACGACATCACTGACGACGTCCACCGACAGAAGGAACTCGAGCACCGCGAGGAGGCCCTGCGGCGCGCGTACGAGATCATCGCCGAGCCCGACCGACCGTTCATCGAACAGATCGACGATCTCCTGGAAGTTGTTCGAGAGACGGTCGGAACGGACTACGCGACATTCTCGTGCGTGGACGGCGACGACTACGTCTTCGAAGCGATCGATGTCCCGGCTGACGTCGAACTCGAGGCCGGGGCGACGGTTCCCGTCGACGAGTTGCCCAACTGCAAACACGTCGTCGAGACCGAACAGACGCTCGTCCTCAGGGACGTCGAGGCGCAGGCCCCGGAGTTCGCGGACCCGGAGTGGGGGATCGCCTGCTACCTCGGCGCGCCGGTCTTCTCCGGCGAGGACGCCTACGGGACGTTTTGCTTCTACGGGACGGAGGCCCGATCCGAGGAGTTCTCCGACTGGGAAGTCACGTTCGTCGAACTCCTGAGCAGTTGGGTGAGTTCGAGGCTCGCACAGCGGGAGCGCGAACGGTTCTTACACGACGCCAAATCGAGACTCGAGGCGGCGACCGAAGCCGGCGCCGTCGGCACCTGGGAGTGGTCGATTCCCGACGACGAGATAGCTACGGGCGACTCTTTCGCAGAGACGTTCGGCGTCGATCCCGAGGCCGCCCGCGAGGGCGAGCCGCTCGAGCGATTCCTCTCGACGATCCACGAGGACGACCGGGATCGAGTGGAGGAGAAAATCGAGGCGGCCCTCGACTCCTGTGGCGAGTTCGAAGCCGAGTATCGCGTCCGGAACGCCGACGACGAGCTCCGGTGGGTGTCCGCTCGCGGACACGTCAGGTGCGACGAGGACGGGAATCCGGTCAAGTTCCCCGGCGCGCTCACCGATATCACGACGCGAAAGCGGGCCGCGGCGGAGCTCGAAGCGTCGAACGAGCGGCTCGAGCAGTTCGCCTACGCCGCCAGCCACGACCTCCAGGAACCGTTACGGATGGTCTCGAGCTACCTGCAACTCATCGAGGACCGGTACGCGGACGAACTCGACGCGGAGTGCGAGGAGTTCATCGACTACGCGGTCGACGGTGCCGAGCGCATGCGGGCGATGATCGATAGCCTGCTCGAGTACTCGCGAATCGAGACGCGGGGCGACCCGTTCGAACCCGTCGATCTCGAGGCCGTCGTCGATGACGTCCGAACGGACTGTCAGCTTCAGATCGGGGGGAGCGGCGCCGAGATCACGACCGAGGACCTCCCCACCGTCGTCGGGGACGCCGACCAGCTCCGGCAGTTGTTCCAGAATCTGCTGGACAACGCGATCGAATACAGCGGCGACGAACCGCCTCGCGTCGAACTCTCGGTGACACGCGACGGATCGGAGTGGATCGTCTCAGTGCGTGACGAGGGAATCGGCGTCGACCCCGACGATCAACAGCGGATCTTCGAGGTGTTTCAGCGACTCCATACGCACGACGAGCACGCCGGCACGGGAATCGGACTCGCGCTCTGTGAGCGCATCGTCGAACGCCACGGCGGCGAGATCTGGCTCGAGTCCGAACCCGGCGAGGGATCGACGTTCTCGGTCACCCTGCCGGCGGCGGACGACCGCGCGGTGGAGGGGTCCGATCGCGGCGAGCAGCACTGA